The following are encoded in a window of Streptomyces sp. 11x1 genomic DNA:
- a CDS encoding MFS transporter, with protein MTAPAPGPGPRSVRAGGSRRALFAGAVGNFIEWYEFGVYGYFATIIAARFFTPEGGGEAEALVRTYASFALAFFFRPVGAALFGRLGDRVGRRPVLVLVIVLMTVATTLIGALPTYDTVGAAAPWLLTLLRVLQGLSAGGEFGGAVSVLTESAPAGRRGLYGAWQSFTVALGLLGGAGAAAFLATVLSPAALESWGWRLPFLATLPLGLGALWLRLRLDETPAFRRENEEGTAPVRPPVRETARAIALGAGRVMSWAAAGYTFLVVLPSYLQNSLDATFRQALLATVLANLGFAATILPAGRLSDRVGRRPVMLTGALSVTVLALPLLNLLQAPGTSTVAKGLAVCAAGAVVGLMAGPGPAMLSEMFPTSVRYTGLGLAYALSNAVFSGCAGLIITETIKRTGSVDIPAYYAAATCAVSAVALLTFRKPTAGQGS; from the coding sequence ATGACAGCGCCCGCCCCCGGCCCGGGGCCCCGTTCCGTGCGGGCCGGGGGGTCTCGCAGGGCCCTGTTCGCGGGGGCCGTGGGGAACTTCATCGAGTGGTACGAGTTCGGGGTGTACGGGTACTTCGCGACGATCATCGCCGCGCGCTTCTTCACACCGGAGGGCGGCGGCGAGGCCGAGGCGCTCGTGCGGACGTACGCCTCGTTCGCGCTGGCGTTCTTCTTCCGGCCGGTGGGCGCCGCCCTGTTCGGCAGGCTCGGTGACCGTGTCGGCCGCCGTCCGGTGCTGGTGCTGGTGATCGTCCTGATGACGGTCGCGACGACGCTGATCGGCGCGCTCCCCACGTACGACACCGTCGGCGCGGCCGCGCCCTGGCTGCTGACGCTGCTCCGGGTGCTCCAAGGGCTGTCGGCGGGCGGGGAGTTCGGCGGCGCGGTGTCGGTGCTGACGGAGTCCGCGCCGGCCGGCAGGAGGGGACTGTACGGGGCGTGGCAGTCGTTCACGGTGGCACTGGGGCTGCTCGGCGGGGCGGGGGCCGCCGCGTTCCTCGCCACCGTCCTCTCCCCCGCGGCACTGGAGTCGTGGGGATGGCGGCTGCCGTTCCTGGCCACCCTGCCGCTCGGCCTCGGCGCGCTGTGGCTGCGGTTGCGGCTGGACGAGACGCCGGCCTTCCGGCGGGAGAACGAGGAGGGAACGGCGCCGGTCCGGCCGCCGGTCCGCGAGACCGCCCGGGCCATCGCGCTCGGTGCCGGTCGCGTCATGAGCTGGGCGGCGGCCGGTTACACCTTCCTGGTCGTGCTGCCCTCCTACCTCCAGAACAGTCTGGATGCCACCTTCCGGCAGGCGCTGCTGGCCACTGTGCTCGCCAATCTCGGCTTCGCGGCCACGATCCTCCCGGCCGGCCGGCTCAGCGACCGGGTGGGCCGGCGGCCCGTCATGCTCACGGGCGCCCTGTCGGTGACCGTGCTGGCGCTGCCGCTGCTCAACCTCCTCCAGGCCCCCGGTACTTCGACCGTGGCGAAGGGGCTCGCCGTCTGCGCGGCGGGCGCGGTCGTCGGGCTGATGGCGGGGCCCGGTCCGGCCATGCTCTCCGAGATGTTCCCGACGAGCGTGCGCTACACCGGACTGGGACTCGCCTACGCCCTGTCCAATGCGGTGTTCTCGGGCTGCGCGGGCCTCATCATCACGGAGACGATCAAACGGACGGGCAGCGTGGACATCCCGGCGTACTACGCGGCGGCGACCTGCGCGGTGAGCGCGGTCGCGCTGCTGACGTTCCGTAAGCCGACTGCCGGACAAGGGAGTTGA
- a CDS encoding anhydro-N-acetylmuramic acid kinase produces the protein MRVIGLMSGTSYDAVDAAAADLDLDGDTLTLRPLGRISQAYDDDLHGALARALPPAATTVGEVCRLDTRIGQAFAAVAVEADRQLCDTKAELIASHGQTVYHWVARCGEGARERGTLARRAGAGAVPGTTVLGTLQLGQPAWIAEATGLPVVADFRARDIAAGGQGAPLVSMVDQLWLRGRPGTPVALNLGGIANLTAPDGTAFDTGPANALLDAAVRDSTGGRLPYDVDGALAARGTVHQPLLRRLLGEPYYALPAPKTTGKELFHAGYLRAALTGFAELSPADVAATLTRLSARTVADATRAVGATEVIASGGGTRNPTLMRMLGVELAGVPLRVSDEWGLPADAKEAYAFAVLGFLTVHGVPGTAPPSTGARHPSVLGSVTPGRHGFPRPGGDTMSGHGRARGRSAPPHTPRRPTRLVVETD, from the coding sequence ATGCGGGTGATCGGACTGATGTCCGGGACGTCGTACGACGCCGTCGACGCCGCGGCGGCGGACCTCGACCTCGACGGCGACACGCTCACCCTCAGGCCGCTGGGGCGGATCAGTCAGGCGTACGACGACGATCTCCACGGCGCGTTGGCGCGGGCGCTGCCGCCGGCCGCCACCACCGTGGGCGAGGTGTGCCGGCTGGACACCCGCATCGGACAGGCGTTCGCGGCCGTGGCGGTCGAGGCCGACCGGCAACTCTGCGACACAAAGGCCGAGTTGATCGCCTCCCACGGGCAGACGGTCTACCACTGGGTCGCGCGATGCGGGGAGGGCGCGCGCGAGAGGGGCACTCTCGCGCGCAGGGCGGGGGCGGGGGCGGTGCCCGGGACCACCGTGCTCGGCACGCTGCAGCTCGGGCAACCCGCGTGGATCGCCGAAGCGACAGGGCTGCCCGTGGTCGCCGACTTCCGGGCCCGGGACATCGCCGCCGGCGGCCAGGGCGCGCCCCTGGTGAGCATGGTCGACCAGCTGTGGCTGCGTGGCCGCCCCGGCACCCCGGTCGCCCTGAACCTCGGCGGCATCGCCAACCTGACCGCGCCCGACGGCACCGCCTTCGACACCGGGCCCGCGAACGCGTTGCTCGACGCGGCCGTGCGGGACTCCACGGGCGGGCGGCTCCCGTACGACGTGGACGGTGCCCTGGCCGCTCGCGGCACCGTCCACCAGCCGCTGCTGCGACGCCTGCTCGGCGAGCCGTACTACGCGCTGCCCGCGCCGAAGACGACGGGCAAGGAGCTCTTCCACGCCGGTTATCTGCGCGCCGCGCTGACCGGGTTCGCGGAGCTGTCCCCGGCGGACGTCGCGGCCACCCTCACCCGGCTCAGCGCCCGGACGGTGGCCGACGCGACCCGCGCGGTGGGGGCCACGGAGGTGATCGCGTCGGGGGGAGGCACACGCAATCCGACGCTGATGCGGATGTTGGGCGTCGAGCTGGCGGGTGTACCGCTGCGGGTGTCGGACGAGTGGGGGCTCCCGGCGGACGCGAAGGAGGCGTACGCCTTCGCCGTGCTGGGCTTCCTGACCGTCCACGGAGTGCCGGGCACCGCGCCGCCGAGCACGGGGGCCCGCCACCCGAGCGTGCTGGGGTCGGTGACACCGGGCCGCCACGGCTTCCCCCGCCCGGGCGGCGACACCATGTCCGGCCACGGGCGGGCGCGGGGACGCTCTGCTCCGCCCCACACTCCTCGACGGCCGACGCGACTCGTCGTCGAGACAGACTGA
- a CDS encoding DUF2510 domain-containing protein has translation MTQVTPPGWYPDPGQTSDAPATERWWDGKAWTDQIRPVGSAAGFGPPAYPPGTGPYPQGPGGHPGYPGYPAPAPTPRRGLRTGIAVAVAAAVLASIGVGVYALTSNDGGSEGSTTSQGRGGQNGGRGDDGGQGGPGGNGGQGGPGGSGGSGGQTPAPGGSGQPPQEEGYATDTTSGISIPVPEGWVTSPLQVGAQVTTEASYDCPADPTKTCTRGGAYSTPAELLKLKATTAEAAAKEDIAQAAEDAYGTEGYGKITSHEELASKAVTVAGEKGYYVRWKVITGKGDDGYVESLVFPSPADSSRLVVVRFGIDVSDKAPEQSVIDEITNGIKKASISGGSGQDV, from the coding sequence ATGACGCAGGTGACTCCTCCCGGCTGGTACCCCGACCCCGGCCAGACAAGTGACGCGCCCGCCACCGAGCGCTGGTGGGACGGCAAGGCGTGGACGGACCAGATCCGCCCCGTCGGCTCGGCCGCGGGGTTCGGTCCGCCGGCCTACCCGCCAGGCACCGGACCCTACCCGCAGGGGCCCGGGGGCCACCCCGGGTACCCCGGCTACCCGGCCCCGGCTCCCACCCCCAGGCGCGGCCTGCGCACCGGGATAGCCGTGGCCGTGGCCGCCGCGGTGCTGGCCAGCATCGGCGTGGGCGTGTACGCGCTGACCAGCAACGACGGTGGTAGCGAAGGCAGTACGACGTCCCAGGGACGCGGTGGACAGAACGGCGGGCGGGGCGACGACGGCGGCCAGGGAGGACCAGGCGGCAACGGCGGCCAAGGCGGGCCCGGTGGCTCCGGCGGTTCCGGTGGTCAGACGCCGGCGCCGGGCGGGTCGGGGCAGCCGCCGCAGGAGGAGGGGTACGCCACCGACACGACCAGCGGCATCAGCATCCCCGTGCCCGAGGGCTGGGTCACCTCACCGTTGCAGGTCGGCGCGCAGGTGACGACCGAGGCGTCGTACGACTGCCCGGCCGACCCGACGAAGACGTGCACGCGCGGCGGCGCCTACTCGACCCCCGCCGAGCTGTTGAAGCTGAAGGCCACGACGGCCGAGGCGGCCGCCAAGGAGGACATCGCCCAGGCCGCCGAGGACGCCTACGGCACCGAGGGCTACGGCAAGATCACCTCGCACGAGGAGCTGGCCTCGAAGGCGGTGACCGTGGCCGGCGAGAAGGGCTACTACGTCCGCTGGAAGGTGATCACGGGCAAGGGTGACGACGGCTATGTCGAGTCGCTCGTCTTCCCCTCCCCCGCCGACTCCTCACGGCTCGTCGTCGTCCGCTTCGGCATCGACGTGAGCGACAAGGCACCCGAGCAGTCGGTCATCGACGAGATCACCAACGGCATCAAGAAGGCGTCGATCAGCGGGGGCAGCGGCCAGGACGTGTGA
- a CDS encoding TetR/AcrR family transcriptional regulator → MTSQAADGPETAVASRRSKLTPEREQELFDAVLEQIRECGYDSVTMEGVAASTRCSKSTLYRQWRTKPQFVAAALRARRSVRFAGIDTGTLAGDLREVARHAGEGYVLEGRLLQALGHAVVQDEELKAALRDALVEPEIDALRAMIARGVARGEVPADHPALEFVPAQIFGVLRARPVLEGRDADETYIIKFMEAAVLPTLGLV, encoded by the coding sequence ATGACGTCGCAGGCAGCGGACGGGCCGGAGACGGCCGTCGCCTCGCGCCGCTCCAAGCTCACGCCCGAGCGCGAGCAGGAGCTCTTCGACGCTGTGCTCGAACAGATCCGGGAGTGCGGTTACGACTCGGTGACCATGGAGGGCGTCGCCGCCAGCACCCGCTGCAGCAAGTCGACGCTCTACCGGCAGTGGCGGACGAAACCGCAGTTCGTGGCGGCCGCGCTGCGCGCGCGCCGCAGTGTCCGCTTCGCGGGCATCGACACCGGCACCCTCGCCGGGGACCTTCGTGAGGTGGCCCGGCACGCCGGGGAGGGCTACGTTCTGGAGGGACGGCTGTTGCAAGCCCTCGGCCATGCGGTCGTGCAGGACGAGGAGCTGAAGGCGGCTCTGCGCGACGCGCTGGTGGAGCCGGAGATCGACGCGCTCCGGGCGATGATCGCCCGCGGGGTGGCACGAGGCGAGGTCCCGGCCGACCACCCGGCGCTGGAGTTCGTCCCGGCGCAGATCTTCGGCGTCCTGCGGGCCCGGCCGGTGCTGGAGGGCCGGGACGCGGACGAGACGTACATCATCAAGTTCATGGAGGCGGCCGTGCTCCCGACGCTCGGCCTCGTGTAG
- a CDS encoding phosphatase PAP2 family protein, which yields MECRTAPAEEPAAAIPRPPLVREFLLVAGLFLVYKFGRLLANGHTAEAFRNAHDVWDWERALGLPGEGSVQSALLHGDLVHVANVYYATVHFPATAAFLVWLYLRRPGHYVWARRVLAALTAAALLLHLAFPLAPPRMLDGAHLIDTGQVYGPTVYSATPATDSLANQFAAMPSLHFGWALMVAVGLIAATRSRLRRLWLLHPLVTLVVIVGTANHYWLDAIVAGVLLAAVLAVIQLPQRTATTAGQRSGALVAAEEPVLAGAGR from the coding sequence ATGGAATGCCGCACCGCGCCTGCGGAAGAGCCGGCCGCCGCGATACCACGGCCGCCCCTCGTCCGTGAGTTCCTGCTCGTCGCAGGGCTCTTCCTCGTCTACAAGTTCGGTCGGCTGCTGGCCAACGGGCACACCGCCGAGGCCTTCCGCAACGCCCACGACGTATGGGACTGGGAGCGCGCCCTGGGACTGCCGGGCGAGGGCTCCGTGCAGTCCGCGCTGCTGCACGGCGACCTCGTCCACGTCGCGAACGTCTACTACGCGACCGTCCACTTCCCCGCCACCGCGGCCTTCCTGGTCTGGCTGTACCTGCGGCGCCCCGGGCACTACGTCTGGGCCCGCCGGGTCCTCGCCGCGCTCACCGCCGCCGCGCTGCTGCTGCACCTCGCGTTCCCGCTGGCCCCGCCGCGGATGCTGGACGGCGCGCACCTCATCGACACCGGACAGGTGTACGGGCCGACGGTCTACTCGGCGACGCCGGCGACCGACTCGCTGGCGAATCAGTTCGCGGCGATGCCATCACTGCACTTCGGCTGGGCGCTGATGGTCGCGGTCGGCCTGATCGCCGCCACCCGCTCCCGCCTGCGCCGCCTGTGGCTGCTGCACCCGCTGGTGACCCTGGTGGTGATCGTCGGCACCGCGAACCACTACTGGCTCGACGCGATCGTCGCCGGTGTCCTGCTGGCCGCCGTCCTCGCCGTGATCCAGCTTCCGCAGCGCACGGCCACCACCGCCGGGCAGCGCTCCGGGGCCCTCGTCGCGGCCGAGGAGCCCGTCCTGGCCGGAGCGGGACGATGA
- a CDS encoding phosphocholine-specific phospholipase C — MPEVNRRRFLQVAGATTAFSALSASIERAAALPAHHRSGTIEDVEHIVVLMQENRSFDHYFGSLRGVRGFGDPHPVTLDNGRSVWHQSDGTRDVLPFHPEADDLGMQFLEGLPHGWPDGHAAYNGGKYDKWVPAKGTTTMAYLTREDIPFHYALADTFTVCDAYHCSFIGSTDPNRYYMWTGHTGNDGKGGGPVLGNDEVGYDWTTYPERLEAAGISWKIYQDIGDGLDAAGSWGWIADAYRGNYGDNSLLYFNKYRGAKPGDPWYDKARTGTNVKAGDGYFDRLRADVKTGKLPQISWIAAPEAFSEHSNWPSNYGAWYISQVLDALTSNPAVWAKTALFITYDENDGFFDHLVPPLPPRDASRGKSTVEVGPDLFAGSPTHVAGPYGLGPRVPMLVVSPWSKGGYVCSETLDHTSILRFMERRFGVREPNISPWRRAVCGDLTSAFDFSRKDSRPAALPDTDAYEPPDRERHPDYRPAVPPDPSMPRQERGLRPARPLKYAPRVDGSADPMAGTLTLTFASGGRAGAAFLVTSGNRTDGPWVYTTEAGKSVSDTWSSAASGGSYDLTVHGPNGFLRVFEEPGTVRGPEVTARHVGDDVELTFTNKRATAVSLKIANAYGGRARTVRVRAGATVREVVDLRSSRRWYDLTVTADGGFLRRFAGHVENGRVGVSDPALGRQ; from the coding sequence ATGCCTGAAGTCAACCGGCGGCGATTCCTCCAGGTCGCGGGCGCCACTACGGCGTTCAGCGCACTGTCGGCCAGTATCGAGCGGGCCGCGGCGCTGCCCGCGCACCATCGTTCCGGCACCATCGAGGACGTCGAGCACATCGTCGTCCTCATGCAGGAGAACCGGTCCTTCGACCACTACTTCGGCTCGCTGAGAGGCGTACGCGGCTTCGGCGACCCGCATCCGGTGACGCTGGACAACGGCAGGAGCGTGTGGCACCAGTCGGACGGCACGAGGGACGTGCTGCCGTTCCACCCCGAGGCCGACGATCTCGGCATGCAGTTCCTGGAGGGCCTGCCGCACGGCTGGCCCGACGGGCACGCCGCCTACAACGGTGGCAAGTACGACAAGTGGGTACCGGCCAAGGGCACCACGACGATGGCGTACCTGACCCGTGAGGACATCCCGTTCCACTACGCTCTCGCCGACACGTTCACCGTCTGCGACGCCTACCACTGCTCGTTCATCGGCTCCACGGACCCCAACCGCTACTACATGTGGACGGGACACACGGGCAACGACGGCAAGGGCGGCGGCCCCGTCCTCGGCAACGACGAGGTCGGCTACGACTGGACGACCTACCCCGAACGGCTCGAAGCGGCCGGGATCTCCTGGAAGATCTACCAGGACATCGGCGACGGCCTGGACGCGGCCGGTTCCTGGGGCTGGATAGCCGACGCCTACCGGGGCAACTACGGCGACAACTCGCTGCTCTACTTCAACAAGTACCGGGGCGCCAAGCCCGGGGACCCCTGGTACGACAAGGCCCGGACCGGCACGAACGTCAAGGCCGGCGACGGCTACTTCGACCGGCTGCGGGCCGACGTCAAGACTGGGAAGCTCCCGCAGATCTCCTGGATCGCCGCGCCCGAGGCGTTCTCCGAGCACTCCAACTGGCCCTCGAACTACGGCGCCTGGTACATCTCCCAGGTCCTCGACGCCCTCACCTCCAACCCGGCGGTCTGGGCGAAGACCGCGCTGTTCATCACGTACGACGAGAACGACGGCTTCTTCGACCACCTCGTGCCGCCACTGCCGCCGCGCGACGCCTCCCGCGGCAAGTCGACGGTGGAGGTCGGCCCGGACCTCTTCGCGGGCAGCCCCACCCATGTCGCCGGTCCGTACGGGCTCGGCCCGCGCGTGCCGATGCTGGTCGTCTCCCCCTGGAGCAAGGGCGGTTACGTCTGCTCGGAGACCCTCGACCACACCTCGATCCTGCGTTTCATGGAGCGGCGGTTCGGGGTGCGCGAGCCCAACATCTCGCCATGGCGGCGGGCCGTCTGCGGTGACCTGACCTCGGCGTTCGACTTCTCCCGCAAGGACAGCCGGCCCGCCGCGCTGCCGGACACCGACGCGTACGAGCCGCCGGACCGGGAGCGGCACCCCGACTACCGGCCCGCCGTGCCGCCGGACCCGAGCATGCCGCGGCAGGAACGGGGACTGCGTCCCGCCCGGCCCCTGAAGTACGCGCCCCGGGTGGACGGTTCGGCCGATCCGATGGCCGGGACCCTCACCCTCACGTTCGCCTCGGGCGGCAGGGCGGGGGCGGCGTTCCTGGTCACGTCCGGCAACCGTACGGACGGGCCGTGGGTGTACACGACCGAGGCGGGCAAGTCCGTCTCGGACACGTGGAGCTCCGCGGCCTCCGGGGGGTCGTACGACCTCACGGTGCACGGGCCGAATGGCTTCCTGCGGGTCTTCGAGGAGCCGGGGACGGTTCGTGGGCCCGAGGTCACCGCGCGGCACGTCGGCGACGACGTGGAGCTGACCTTCACCAACAAGAGGGCCACCGCGGTGAGCCTCAAGATCGCGAACGCGTACGGCGGCCGGGCCCGTACGGTCCGGGTGCGGGCCGGGGCCACCGTCCGCGAGGTCGTCGACCTGCGCTCCAGCCGACGGTGGTACGACCTGACGGTCACCGCCGACGGGGGGTTTCTCCGGAGGTTCGCCGGACACGTGGAGAACGGGCGTGTCGGGGTGAGTGATCCGGCGCTGGGGCGGCAGTAG
- a CDS encoding MarR family transcriptional regulator — protein sequence MTGISEARRSQGVDEVAAGLVACLPALNRLLKQSIDQQLPYPKLPERQLALLQYVAEHDGATVHKAAEALRMVPNNVSALVTRLTKAGLLERHQDDTDKRVAHLRVTAVARQRIDEVENFAAAQLASALRTLTDGDRGALGSALGALEALTRRLRDHSA from the coding sequence GTGACCGGAATCAGTGAGGCCCGGAGGAGCCAGGGCGTCGACGAGGTGGCCGCGGGCCTCGTGGCGTGCCTCCCCGCGCTGAACCGGCTCCTCAAGCAGAGCATCGACCAGCAGTTGCCCTATCCCAAGCTGCCCGAGCGGCAGTTGGCCCTGCTTCAGTACGTCGCCGAGCACGACGGCGCCACCGTCCACAAGGCCGCCGAGGCGCTGCGGATGGTGCCGAACAACGTCAGCGCCCTGGTCACCCGCCTCACGAAAGCGGGCCTGCTGGAGCGGCATCAGGACGACACCGACAAGCGCGTGGCACACCTGCGCGTCACCGCCGTGGCGCGTCAGCGCATCGACGAGGTGGAGAACTTCGCGGCAGCGCAGCTCGCGTCCGCGCTGCGGACCCTCACCGACGGCGACCGCGGCGCCCTCGGCTCGGCGCTCGGCGCACTCGAGGCGCTCACCCGGCGCCTGCGTGACCACTCCGCCTGA
- a CDS encoding MFS transporter, producing the protein MSVTAATTALGSVPDPRPRGPRANPWLTLVAVALGLFMVGLDGSVVSVANAEIARDLNATTAELQWVTNSYLLALAAALILGGKLGDRLGRRTVYLVGVVGFTVASVAIGLAGSIEGVIAFRAVQGAFGAMLMPNTLALLRAVFPPKKFGMAVGIWAMVSSVSTALGPIVGGLLVEHVNWESVFYINAPIGVIALLFGLLVLPQSRNEAAASEKFDVSGVMLLALGLLAVVFGVVKGETWGWTSVGTLGSIAGGVVVLVLFGRHETRVAHPLLPLRLFRNPALTIGTVVTALIFFILLGVIFFVMLYLQNVRGFTPVESGVRTLPLSLASMVASPLGAKLTERFGPRLTMPLGMVLQAGAAFTMLTWSADSSYQALWPPFVALGLGVGMAMSASSDAIVGNAPVQDAGVAGGLQATSLQFGGALGTSVLISLISSRVGSTLGDSLNDAGVPHSAIARFEEAKDAVAMGVAPVSEAMPAQLRAAVTDGSHTAFMNGVHTAVLITGVLALVGAALGALGLRGRTDESRATAPSPVAASTGTDH; encoded by the coding sequence GTGTCAGTCACCGCTGCGACCACAGCGCTCGGTTCCGTACCCGACCCCCGGCCCCGCGGTCCGCGGGCCAACCCGTGGCTGACGCTGGTCGCCGTCGCGCTCGGCCTGTTCATGGTCGGCCTCGACGGCTCCGTCGTCTCCGTCGCCAATGCCGAGATCGCCCGCGACCTGAACGCCACCACCGCCGAACTGCAGTGGGTCACCAACTCCTACCTGCTCGCCCTCGCCGCCGCCCTCATCCTCGGCGGCAAGCTCGGCGACCGCTTGGGACGCCGCACCGTCTACCTCGTCGGCGTCGTCGGGTTCACCGTCGCGTCCGTCGCGATCGGCCTCGCCGGCTCGATCGAGGGCGTCATCGCCTTCCGCGCCGTGCAGGGCGCCTTCGGCGCGATGCTCATGCCCAACACCCTCGCCTTGCTGCGTGCCGTGTTCCCGCCGAAGAAGTTCGGCATGGCGGTCGGCATCTGGGCGATGGTCTCGTCCGTCTCCACCGCGCTCGGCCCGATCGTCGGCGGACTGCTCGTCGAGCACGTCAACTGGGAGTCCGTCTTCTACATCAACGCCCCCATCGGCGTCATCGCCCTCCTCTTCGGCCTGCTGGTCCTGCCGCAGTCCAGGAACGAGGCGGCCGCGAGCGAGAAGTTCGACGTGTCCGGCGTCATGCTGCTCGCCCTCGGACTGCTCGCCGTCGTCTTCGGCGTCGTCAAGGGCGAGACGTGGGGCTGGACTTCGGTCGGCACCCTCGGCTCGATCGCCGGGGGCGTCGTCGTCCTGGTCCTCTTCGGCCGGCACGAGACCCGCGTCGCGCACCCGCTCCTTCCCTTGCGCCTGTTCCGCAACCCGGCCCTGACCATCGGTACGGTCGTCACCGCGCTGATCTTCTTCATCCTGCTCGGCGTGATCTTCTTCGTGATGCTGTACCTGCAGAACGTACGCGGCTTCACGCCCGTCGAGTCCGGTGTGCGCACCCTGCCGCTCAGCCTCGCCTCCATGGTGGCCTCGCCCCTCGGCGCGAAGCTCACCGAGAGGTTCGGCCCACGCCTGACCATGCCCCTGGGAATGGTGCTGCAGGCCGGCGCCGCGTTCACGATGCTCACCTGGAGCGCCGACTCCTCGTACCAGGCCCTGTGGCCGCCCTTCGTCGCGCTCGGCCTCGGCGTCGGCATGGCGATGTCCGCGTCCTCCGACGCGATCGTCGGCAACGCCCCCGTCCAGGACGCGGGCGTCGCGGGTGGCCTGCAGGCCACCTCGCTCCAGTTCGGCGGCGCACTCGGCACATCGGTGCTGATCTCCCTGATCAGCAGCCGCGTCGGCTCCACGCTCGGCGACTCCCTGAACGACGCGGGGGTGCCGCACTCGGCCATCGCTCGCTTCGAAGAGGCGAAGGACGCGGTTGCCATGGGCGTCGCCCCGGTCTCCGAGGCGATGCCGGCCCAGCTCAGGGCCGCCGTGACGGACGGCAGTCACACCGCCTTCATGAACGGCGTCCACACCGCCGTCCTCATCACCGGCGTTCTCGCCCTCGTCGGCGCCGCCCTCGGGGCGCTGGGCCTGCGTGGGCGCACCGACGAGAGCAGAGCGACAGCGCCGAGCCCGGTCGCCGCCTCGACCGGCACCGATCACTGA
- a CDS encoding TetR family transcriptional regulator, which produces MPTSAPPSNRFERRRAETRRALIRAARQILAETGDTSASIQVIAECADVGFGSFYNHFESKTELFEAAVVDALEEFGQAFDERLAGIDDPAELVAAGFRLSARMAESHPELMQVLRRRGMGHIHSDNGLARRALRDLEAGLASGRFTPVDPAVALSALGGTLLSLVELRFARPDLDGDEAAANVAEMVLRMLGVTPAEAHEVARRPLPAPA; this is translated from the coding sequence ATGCCTACGTCAGCCCCGCCCAGCAACCGGTTCGAGCGGCGCCGCGCCGAGACCCGTCGCGCGCTCATTCGCGCCGCCCGGCAGATACTCGCCGAAACCGGGGACACCAGCGCCAGCATCCAGGTGATCGCCGAGTGCGCCGACGTCGGTTTCGGCTCCTTCTACAACCACTTCGAGTCCAAGACGGAGCTGTTCGAGGCAGCGGTGGTGGACGCCTTGGAGGAGTTCGGCCAGGCCTTCGACGAGCGCCTCGCGGGGATCGATGATCCCGCGGAACTCGTCGCGGCAGGCTTCCGGCTCAGCGCCCGCATGGCCGAGTCCCACCCGGAGTTGATGCAGGTCCTGCGCCGCCGCGGCATGGGCCATATCCACTCGGACAACGGCCTGGCCCGACGGGCACTGCGCGACCTCGAGGCCGGCCTCGCCTCCGGCCGATTCACCCCCGTCGACCCGGCGGTCGCCCTGTCCGCCCTGGGCGGAACGCTGCTCTCCCTGGTGGAGCTGAGATTCGCCCGCCCCGACCTGGACGGCGACGAGGCCGCGGCGAACGTCGCCGAGATGGTCCTGCGCATGCTGGGCGTCACACCGGCCGAAGCCCACGAGGTCGCCCGGCGCCCCCTGCCCGCCCCTGCCTGA
- a CDS encoding TetR/AcrR family transcriptional regulator: protein MTDTLGPTTQRSDTRQRSDARSNRRRILATARQKLRDDPDASLDSIALAAGVARRTFYGHFSNRQVLIADLTLEAAQAVRQAFAASRIPDADPREAMARMVLAAWAVGDQYRMLVSLGRHHLGHETIRTTLAPAREEAIATIRRGQREGVFAHHIPAHVLAQALEALMLALAEEHSVSTWTDPTGEAAATAFLVAAGVAPQLAALCARDVLHESRQGPSGPHDLDVAGGTETGTDASLFGPGQAESAG, encoded by the coding sequence ATGACCGACACCCTGGGCCCCACTACGCAGCGCAGTGACACCCGGCAGCGCAGTGATGCCCGTTCGAACCGCAGACGCATTCTCGCCACCGCTCGGCAGAAGCTGCGCGACGACCCCGACGCGAGCCTGGACAGCATCGCTCTGGCAGCCGGCGTCGCGCGGCGCACCTTCTACGGACACTTCTCCAACCGGCAAGTGCTGATCGCCGACCTGACGCTCGAAGCAGCCCAAGCGGTCCGCCAGGCGTTCGCAGCAAGCCGTATCCCGGATGCCGACCCGCGGGAGGCGATGGCGCGGATGGTTCTGGCGGCATGGGCGGTGGGCGACCAGTACCGCATGCTCGTCTCCTTGGGGCGCCACCATCTGGGGCACGAGACGATCCGCACCACCCTGGCACCGGCCCGCGAAGAGGCCATCGCGACCATACGACGTGGTCAGCGCGAGGGCGTGTTCGCACACCACATCCCAGCTCATGTCCTCGCCCAGGCGCTGGAAGCACTGATGCTGGCCCTGGCCGAGGAGCACTCCGTGTCCACCTGGACGGATCCCACGGGCGAGGCTGCGGCGACCGCGTTCCTCGTCGCCGCGGGCGTAGCACCACAATTGGCTGCGCTCTGCGCTCGGGACGTTCTGCACGAGTCCCGGCAGGGACCTTCGGGTCCGCATGACCTGGACGTTGCCGGCGGCACGGAAACCGGCACGGACGCCTCTTTGTTCGGGCCAGGGCAGGCAGAGAGCGCCGGGTGA